A single genomic interval of Halobacillus halophilus DSM 2266 harbors:
- the uvrC gene encoding excinuclease ABC subunit UvrC, giving the protein MNSTIKEKLAVLPDQPGCYLMKDKNGTIIYVGKSKVLKNRVRSYFTGAHDGKTQRLVREIVDFEYIVTTSEIEALILEMNLIKKYDPKYNVLLKDDKTYPYLKITAERHPRLIVTRNVKKDNGKYFGPYPNVIAARETKKLLDRLYPLRKCNTMPDRVCLYYHMHQCLGPCEYPVSKETNQEIVQNITSFLSGGHADIKKDLKKRMYEASESLDFERAKELRDQIDHIESVMEQQKMTMNDQVDRDIFGYSYDKGWMCVQVFFVRRGKLIERDVALFPFFDDPEETFLSYIGRFYLHQNHPYPKQVLVPVATSTEVLEGVLETKVHIPMRGRKKELVELAMKNASIALEEKFALIERDEERTIKAVEALGEHMNIETPHRIEAFDNSNIQGADPVSAMVVFIDGKPNKKEYRKYKVRDVSGPDDYDTMREVIRRRYKRVLKEELPLPDLIVVDGGKGQMSAAMDVLENELGLDIPLCGLAKDDKHKTSELLYGEPPVIMNLDRNSQEFYLVQRIQDEVHRFAISFHRQLRGKGAIQSELDKIPGVGQKRRRLLLRHFKSVPEIKSAGLQDLTKLGIPEPVANTILIHLNQEEAESAEE; this is encoded by the coding sequence ATGAATTCAACAATTAAAGAAAAGCTGGCTGTGTTACCAGACCAGCCGGGCTGCTACCTCATGAAAGATAAAAATGGAACGATTATTTACGTAGGTAAATCTAAAGTTTTAAAAAATCGCGTGCGTTCCTATTTTACTGGAGCTCATGATGGAAAAACCCAGCGTCTAGTGAGAGAAATTGTAGACTTTGAATATATTGTTACGACATCTGAGATAGAAGCGCTAATTCTTGAAATGAATTTGATAAAAAAATATGATCCTAAATATAATGTTTTATTGAAAGATGATAAAACTTATCCTTATTTAAAAATTACTGCAGAACGGCACCCCCGTCTGATCGTGACCCGAAATGTAAAAAAAGATAATGGTAAATATTTTGGACCCTACCCGAACGTAATTGCTGCCAGGGAAACAAAAAAATTGCTGGATCGTTTATATCCCCTTAGAAAATGTAACACGATGCCTGACCGTGTTTGTTTATATTATCACATGCATCAGTGTCTAGGCCCTTGCGAATATCCTGTATCTAAGGAAACAAATCAGGAAATTGTACAGAACATTACCTCATTTTTGAGCGGCGGCCATGCGGATATTAAAAAGGATCTTAAAAAGCGAATGTATGAAGCTTCAGAATCTCTTGATTTTGAGCGAGCTAAGGAACTTCGTGATCAAATTGATCATATCGAGTCGGTTATGGAACAGCAGAAAATGACGATGAATGATCAAGTAGATAGAGACATTTTTGGATATTCATACGACAAAGGCTGGATGTGCGTGCAGGTATTCTTTGTACGAAGAGGTAAATTGATCGAACGAGATGTTGCTTTGTTTCCATTCTTTGATGATCCAGAGGAAACGTTCCTCAGTTATATTGGCAGGTTCTATCTCCATCAGAATCATCCTTATCCGAAGCAAGTACTTGTACCTGTGGCTACCAGCACAGAAGTTCTTGAAGGGGTGCTTGAAACCAAGGTTCACATCCCTATGAGAGGGCGTAAAAAAGAGCTAGTCGAACTTGCTATGAAAAATGCAAGTATTGCTTTAGAGGAAAAGTTCGCACTTATCGAAAGAGATGAAGAGCGTACCATTAAGGCTGTAGAGGCATTAGGGGAGCACATGAACATCGAAACTCCACATCGTATTGAGGCGTTTGATAACTCGAATATACAGGGGGCAGACCCAGTATCTGCTATGGTAGTATTTATTGACGGGAAACCAAATAAGAAGGAATACCGAAAGTATAAAGTACGTGATGTAAGTGGACCGGATGATTATGACACGATGAGGGAAGTAATTCGAAGAAGGTATAAACGAGTACTTAAAGAGGAATTACCTCTACCGGACTTAATCGTGGTGGACGGTGGGAAAGGTCAAATGTCAGCTGCTATGGATGTGCTTGAGAATGAACTTGGACTCGATATTCCTTTATGTGGTCTGGCGAAAGACGATAAACATAAAACCAGTGAACTCCTCTATGGAGAACCACCGGTTATTATGAATCTTGATCGTAATTCCCAAGAATTTTATCTTGTTCAGAGGATTCAGGATGAAGTCCACCGGTTCGCTATTTCGTTCCATCGTCAGCTTAGAGGAAAAGGGGCGATTCAGTCTGAATTAGATAAAATTCCAGGAGTCGGCCAAAAACGTCGCCGATTACTGTTGAGGCATTTTAAGTCTGTACCTGAGATTAAAAGTGCTGGTCTTCAGGATCTGACTAAATTAGGGATCCCTGAGCCTGTTGCCAATACCATTCTTATCCATTTAAATCAGGAGGAAGCAGAGTCGGCTGAAGAATAG
- the trxA gene encoding thioredoxin: protein MAIVKATDQNFTNETNEGLVLADFWAPWCGPCKMIAPVLEELDEEMNDQVKIVKLDVDENQETAGKYGVMSIPTLLLFKDGKVVDQVIGFQPKEQLAELISKHA from the coding sequence ATGGCAATTGTAAAAGCAACAGATCAAAATTTCACTAACGAAACAAATGAAGGTTTAGTATTAGCAGATTTCTGGGCTCCATGGTGCGGACCTTGCAAAATGATCGCACCGGTTCTTGAAGAACTGGATGAAGAAATGAACGATCAAGTGAAAATTGTTAAACTTGATGTAGATGAGAACCAGGAAACAGCTGGTAAGTATGGAGTTATGAGTATTCCGACATTATTGCTCTTTAAAGACGGCAAAGTCGTAGACCAGGTCATCGGCTTCCAGCCAAAAGAACAGTTGGCTGAACTCATCTCAAAACACGCGTAA
- a CDS encoding electron transfer flavoprotein subunit alpha/FixB family protein has translation MSKKVLVIGEAREGSLRNVTFEAIAAGNIVSDGGEVVGVLCGAGDLNSMAQEMVYYGASRVITVSNEELKTYTSDGYGQAIYQVIQDESPEGIIMGHTAIGKDVTPKLASRLESGLVSDATEVVVENGNIVFTRPIYSGKAFEKKEVTDGLVFATIRPNNIPALTRDDSLAGEVTEKEVEVTNIRTIIKDVIKKSSEGVDLSEAKVIVAGGRGVKSSEGFEPLQELADTLNGTVGASRGACDAGYCDYSLQIGQTGKVVTPDLYIACGISGAIQHLAGMSNSKVIVAINKDPEANIFNVADYGIVGDLFDVVPKLIEEVKQMKVNA, from the coding sequence ATGAGTAAAAAAGTTTTAGTAATTGGGGAAGCTAGAGAAGGATCCCTGCGTAATGTGACTTTTGAAGCGATTGCTGCAGGCAATATAGTTAGTGATGGTGGAGAAGTAGTAGGGGTGCTTTGTGGTGCAGGAGATTTGAATTCAATGGCACAAGAAATGGTGTACTACGGAGCGTCACGTGTGATTACCGTTTCAAACGAAGAATTGAAAACGTATACATCTGATGGGTACGGTCAAGCGATTTATCAGGTAATTCAAGATGAATCGCCTGAAGGCATCATCATGGGTCACACCGCCATTGGAAAAGATGTTACTCCAAAACTTGCAAGCAGATTAGAATCTGGACTAGTTTCAGACGCAACAGAAGTAGTCGTGGAGAACGGAAATATTGTATTTACCCGCCCAATTTATTCAGGTAAGGCATTTGAGAAGAAGGAAGTTACGGATGGACTTGTGTTCGCGACGATTCGTCCAAATAATATCCCCGCCTTAACCCGTGATGATTCTCTGGCTGGGGAAGTCACGGAAAAAGAGGTTGAGGTAACAAATATTCGAACGATCATTAAAGATGTCATCAAAAAATCTTCTGAAGGTGTGGATTTATCAGAAGCTAAAGTTATCGTGGCCGGCGGCCGCGGCGTTAAGAGTTCAGAAGGGTTTGAACCCTTACAAGAGCTGGCAGATACACTTAATGGAACAGTAGGAGCATCGCGCGGTGCTTGTGACGCAGGATACTGTGATTATTCACTTCAGATTGGTCAAACTGGTAAAGTAGTTACTCCGGACTTATATATTGCCTGCGGGATTTCTGGAGCTATTCAGCACTTGGCAGGTATGTCGAACTCTAAAGTAATTGTTGCAATTAATAAAGACCCTGAAGCAAATATCTTTAATGTAGCAGATTATGGGATAGTAGGGGATTTATTTGATGTAGTACCAAAGCTTATTGAGGAAGTGAAACAAATGAAAGTCAATGCATAA